One genomic region from Jiangella sp. DSM 45060 encodes:
- a CDS encoding aspartate aminotransferase family protein, whose protein sequence is MSPGIGTAASDHSPRNSSTRGWALQQAAAEVLPGGVNSATRYVGHPYAFGGGDGAYVVDLDGNRYLDYHAAFGAILLGHNSPVVDDPVRDAVGKLDLFGLGVTELEVELATRVTEVIPSAEMMIATMSGSEATAQAVRLARAATGRQLLVKFQGGFHGWHDAVARNVISRPELAYGRDPLSAGILDTALESTLIAEFNDLDSVKALFEQHPERIAAVIMEPIPHNVGALVPTQEFVTGLRELTSAEGAVLIFDEVITGFRHALGGYQEVCGVQPDLTTFGKGMANGYPIGGLAGPRSLMERFDGQKGDVLLAGTFNGYALGATAAIATIDHLRANPDFYTRTHALGARIRDGLTSIVTELDLEATVAGYGGVFSLYFAAAPIRGYRDLMRNDNQAYAAFHRRMTDKGFLMIPMSLKRNHVSGSHTDADVDRTLEAARDVLAGMKADGTAH, encoded by the coding sequence ATGTCCCCGGGGATCGGCACGGCAGCCTCCGACCACAGTCCACGCAACTCGTCCACCCGCGGCTGGGCCCTGCAGCAAGCCGCCGCGGAGGTGCTGCCCGGCGGCGTGAACTCCGCGACGCGCTACGTGGGGCACCCGTACGCGTTCGGCGGCGGCGACGGCGCGTACGTCGTCGACCTCGACGGCAACCGCTACCTCGACTACCACGCGGCGTTCGGGGCGATCCTGCTCGGGCACAACTCCCCCGTGGTCGACGACCCCGTGCGCGACGCCGTCGGCAAGCTCGACCTGTTCGGCCTCGGCGTCACCGAGCTGGAGGTCGAGCTGGCCACCCGGGTCACCGAGGTGATCCCGTCGGCGGAGATGATGATCGCGACGATGAGCGGGTCGGAGGCCACCGCGCAGGCGGTCCGGCTGGCCCGCGCCGCGACCGGCCGCCAGTTGCTGGTGAAGTTCCAGGGCGGCTTCCACGGCTGGCACGACGCCGTCGCCCGCAACGTCATCTCCCGCCCGGAGCTGGCCTACGGCCGCGACCCGCTCTCGGCCGGCATCCTCGACACCGCGCTCGAGTCGACGCTGATCGCCGAGTTCAACGACCTCGACTCCGTGAAGGCGCTGTTCGAGCAGCACCCGGAGCGCATCGCCGCCGTCATCATGGAGCCGATCCCGCACAACGTCGGCGCGCTCGTCCCCACCCAGGAGTTCGTCACCGGGCTGCGGGAGCTGACGTCGGCCGAGGGCGCCGTGCTGATCTTCGACGAGGTCATCACCGGCTTCCGGCACGCCCTCGGCGGCTACCAGGAGGTCTGCGGCGTCCAGCCCGACCTCACCACGTTCGGCAAGGGCATGGCCAACGGCTACCCGATCGGCGGACTGGCCGGGCCGCGCTCGCTGATGGAGCGGTTCGACGGCCAGAAGGGCGACGTGCTGCTGGCCGGCACGTTCAACGGCTACGCCCTCGGCGCCACGGCCGCCATCGCCACCATCGACCACCTGCGCGCCAACCCGGACTTCTACACCCGGACGCACGCGCTGGGCGCCCGGATCCGCGACGGCCTGACGTCGATCGTCACCGAACTGGACCTCGAGGCGACCGTGGCCGGCTACGGCGGCGTGTTCTCGCTCTACTTCGCGGCCGCGCCGATCAGGGGCTACCGCGACCTCATGCGCAACGACAACCAGGCCTACGCCGCGTTCCACCGCCGGATGACCGACAAGGGGTTCCTGATGATCCCGATGTCGCTCAAGCGCAACCACGTCTCCGGCTCGCACACCGACGCTGACGTCGACCGCACGCTCGAGGCCGCCCGCGACGTCCTCGCCGGCATGAAGGCCGACGGCACCGCGCACTAG
- a CDS encoding mandelate racemase/muconate lactonizing enzyme family protein — translation MRITEVSPVLLTGPSSNDPWITFAKRTRTAGFVELRTDAGLTGVGETYAGYFAPELIGPVVDYVRPILLGAETLDPRVLTARMRQSLAYFARVGVGAAVISGIEAALWDLAGKAEGVPVHQLLGGARYDRLPAYATGGPSPWPPDQLMRKVDRYLELGFTAVKVASGYLDMAERRPVPAPGGPEGAVAVEVEKLELLRAHAGKDVAIMLDGHMGHRDGTARWDLATATAVLTALEPYDLTFFEEPLAYRDPDEYADLTRVSPVPVAGGEQLSSYDEFRLWMLRDAFAVAQPDASWLGLSEFVDVGRLAAERGASVASHAWSAGVGVMQNVHAAFASPSTLIVEIPPDAGELHTLLWGENLVIEDGQVLRPDAPGLGVTLSDEVKARFPFRPGMEEFSSVPGKQLRS, via the coding sequence ATGCGCATCACCGAGGTCAGCCCGGTCCTGCTCACCGGGCCGTCGAGCAACGATCCGTGGATCACCTTCGCCAAGCGCACCCGCACGGCCGGGTTCGTCGAGCTGCGCACCGACGCCGGGCTGACGGGCGTGGGCGAGACCTACGCGGGCTACTTCGCGCCCGAGCTGATCGGCCCGGTGGTCGACTACGTCCGTCCGATCCTGCTCGGCGCCGAGACCCTCGACCCGCGCGTGCTCACCGCTCGGATGCGGCAGAGCCTGGCCTACTTCGCCCGGGTGGGCGTCGGGGCGGCGGTCATCTCCGGCATCGAGGCGGCACTGTGGGACCTCGCCGGGAAGGCCGAGGGCGTCCCGGTGCACCAGCTGCTCGGCGGCGCCCGGTACGACCGGTTGCCCGCCTACGCCACCGGCGGCCCGTCGCCGTGGCCGCCCGACCAGCTCATGCGCAAGGTCGACCGGTACCTCGAGCTCGGCTTCACCGCGGTGAAGGTCGCCTCCGGCTACCTCGACATGGCCGAGCGGCGCCCCGTCCCGGCGCCGGGCGGCCCCGAGGGCGCGGTCGCGGTCGAGGTGGAGAAGCTGGAGCTGCTGCGCGCCCACGCCGGCAAGGACGTCGCCATCATGCTCGACGGCCACATGGGCCACCGCGACGGCACCGCCCGCTGGGACCTCGCCACCGCGACGGCCGTGCTCACCGCGCTCGAGCCCTACGACCTCACCTTCTTCGAGGAGCCGCTCGCCTACCGCGACCCGGACGAGTACGCGGACCTGACCCGGGTGTCGCCCGTCCCGGTGGCCGGCGGCGAGCAGCTGAGCAGCTACGACGAGTTCCGGCTCTGGATGCTCCGCGACGCGTTCGCGGTGGCGCAGCCGGACGCGTCCTGGCTCGGGCTGTCCGAGTTCGTCGACGTCGGCCGGCTCGCCGCGGAGCGCGGGGCGAGCGTCGCCTCGCACGCGTGGAGCGCGGGCGTGGGCGTCATGCAGAACGTGCACGCGGCGTTCGCGTCGCCGTCGACGCTGATCGTGGAGATCCCGCCGGACGCAGGGGAGCTGCACACCCTGCTCTGGGGCGAGAACCTGGTCATCGAGGACGGCCAGGTGCTGCGGCCCGACGCGCCAGGCCTGGGGGTCACGCTGTCCGACGAGGTCAAGGCGCGGTTCCCGTTCCGGCCCGGCATGGAGGAGTTCTCCAGCGTGCCCGGCAAGCAGCTGCGGAGCTGA
- a CDS encoding amidohydrolase family protein encodes MIVDVHTHCNTSAHHGRYEKDRARIYGGRPENPPDKYDEAMKDVDVSIVVGLRATRLGVATPNAYIADFVRQTTGPTIGYMALDLCDDDVMDQLEDGLARGLKGVKLYPILAGFDVREPKHDPFFREVARLGVPLLIHTGTSASPDAILELSHPLVYDGLARRHPDVRMVLAHMSHPWQRECVIVLRKHANVYADVSAMWLRTMEGYQAIVRAQEWGVVDKLVFGSDYPIWTPRQGIDGLRAMAARDWSPFPSIEPETIESILNRDSLELLGLELP; translated from the coding sequence TTGATCGTCGACGTGCACACCCACTGCAACACCTCGGCCCACCACGGCCGGTACGAGAAGGACCGGGCCCGGATCTACGGCGGCCGACCGGAGAACCCGCCGGACAAGTACGACGAGGCGATGAAGGACGTCGACGTCAGCATCGTCGTCGGCCTGCGTGCCACCCGGCTCGGCGTGGCGACGCCGAACGCGTACATCGCCGACTTCGTCCGGCAGACCACCGGCCCGACGATCGGCTACATGGCGCTGGACCTGTGCGACGACGACGTCATGGACCAGCTGGAGGACGGCCTCGCGCGCGGCCTCAAGGGGGTGAAGCTCTACCCGATCCTGGCCGGCTTCGACGTGCGCGAGCCGAAGCACGACCCGTTCTTCCGTGAGGTGGCCCGGCTCGGCGTGCCGTTGCTCATCCACACCGGCACCAGCGCGTCGCCCGACGCGATCCTGGAGCTGAGCCACCCGCTGGTCTACGACGGGCTGGCCCGCCGGCACCCGGACGTGCGGATGGTGCTGGCGCACATGTCCCACCCGTGGCAGCGCGAGTGCGTCATCGTGCTGCGCAAGCACGCCAACGTGTACGCGGACGTGTCGGCGATGTGGCTGCGCACGATGGAGGGATACCAGGCGATCGTCCGGGCGCAGGAGTGGGGCGTCGTGGACAAGCTGGTGTTCGGCTCGGACTACCCCATCTGGACGCCGCGGCAGGGCATCGACGGGCTGCGGGCGATGGCGGCGCGCGACTGGTCGCCGTTCCCCAGCATCGAGCCGGAGACGATCGAGAGCATCCTCAACCGCGACAGCCTGGAGCTGCTGGGGCTGGAGCTGCCCTGA
- a CDS encoding dihydrodipicolinate synthase family protein: MTDTARSPRTVLAACCVPWDDTGALVEPLFRDSIADLVAHGLRDLYVFGTAGEGHAVDEQRFDQVVDVFADEARRHGVDPMIGLISLSLPAVIGRIERCAARGIRSFQLSLPSWGALNDAELATFFAETCGRFPEADFLHYNLGRSGRMLTPDDYAALAAEHPNLVAVKHTRADYATVHRLFARAPQLRHFFTEAMYSYASLVGPAGFLVSIASVRPRLAREYFDAGVARDADALMATCAELLDLSAELRRAVGPGPHMDGAFDKVFARMRDPRFPLALLPPYQGTSDDAYEAFRAALRAHHPRWLDPS; the protein is encoded by the coding sequence ATGACCGACACCGCGCGCAGCCCGCGCACCGTCCTCGCCGCCTGCTGTGTGCCGTGGGACGACACCGGCGCCCTGGTGGAGCCGCTGTTCCGCGACAGCATCGCCGACCTGGTGGCGCACGGGCTGCGCGACCTGTACGTCTTCGGCACTGCCGGCGAGGGCCACGCGGTCGACGAGCAGCGATTCGACCAGGTCGTGGACGTGTTCGCCGACGAGGCGCGGCGGCACGGCGTCGACCCGATGATCGGGCTGATCAGCCTGTCGCTACCGGCGGTGATCGGCCGGATCGAGCGGTGCGCCGCCCGCGGGATCCGGTCGTTCCAGCTGTCGCTGCCGTCGTGGGGAGCGCTCAACGACGCCGAGCTGGCCACGTTCTTCGCCGAGACCTGCGGACGCTTCCCGGAAGCGGACTTCCTGCACTACAACTTGGGCCGGTCGGGCCGGATGCTCACCCCCGACGACTACGCGGCGCTGGCCGCCGAGCACCCGAACCTGGTGGCCGTCAAGCACACCCGGGCCGACTACGCGACCGTGCACCGCCTGTTCGCCCGGGCGCCGCAGCTGCGGCACTTCTTCACCGAGGCCATGTACAGCTACGCGAGCCTGGTGGGCCCGGCCGGCTTCCTGGTGTCGATCGCGTCGGTGCGTCCCCGGCTGGCTCGCGAGTACTTCGACGCCGGCGTCGCCCGCGACGCCGACGCACTGATGGCCACCTGCGCCGAGCTGCTCGACCTGAGCGCCGAGCTGCGCCGGGCGGTCGGGCCGGGCCCGCACATGGACGGCGCCTTCGACAAGGTGTTCGCCCGGATGCGCGACCCGCGGTTCCCGCTGGCGCTGCTGCCGCCGTACCAGGGCACCTCGGACGACGCCTACGAGGCGTTCCGAGCCGCCCTGCGCGCCCACCACCCGCGCTGGCTGGACCCGTCCTGA
- a CDS encoding carbohydrate binding domain-containing protein: MESVRFTRRAGLAGAAAGGLALAGVRPAGAAEAAAASVPSGEMTIFAFDQVSIPFVQNLKVELRTPSKHPANPVVPRGGPGEPDSWAAQFYGSVIKIGSTYRMWYTAVGDERDEFGGRPEWWKVAYAESTDGVTWTKPDLGLVTYRGNTANNLVRMTPGVGVQNVKVLYEPDDPDPDLRYKMAAHVYWDNRGNNHGTLALFASPDGLDWTSLTGIAPVDFTLEPSDLVLPALHAEPVGGLYRWEGNYHLSGQNGNPSVRPYHGRVGRGWISGDFVTWSQTNVMSFARTEQHTLLGAGRSLEGEQQHEGVSVWNRGNVLIGTVGRWHGAADWDDVSIDLGFVISNDGVNFREPAHEFTFLERGGLAPPVTVGNPSFEDLAGGWPADWTLDPSPRGQTASSSTVQAHTGTRSLRVQNVAGTPIGVRSARLPAQPGVPYTASMWTLTESGTTAQLYLEYFNAAGTRIGSRFVQPAASGTWQQVSVTATAPAGTQTLDVMVWGTTAAAGVSYHDDIAVAPVDWDAGGLLQGQGFEHVGDETFVYYGAWDPRTSDDPEPRAGRGGVGIAVLPKDRFGDLVVDLRAKGSGDYQMAEITSEFLTAPIDIGSRTAAPDVFVNVEGLGPDATLRLELLDDRLTPLPGYSGADTAVVATDGFRTPVTWPGTAAPPERIRIRGVFAGTANTTIKLSAIYLV, encoded by the coding sequence ATGGAGTCCGTGCGATTCACCCGGCGGGCCGGTCTCGCTGGCGCGGCGGCCGGCGGCCTCGCGCTGGCCGGTGTCCGGCCCGCCGGGGCCGCCGAGGCGGCGGCCGCGTCCGTGCCGAGCGGCGAGATGACGATCTTCGCCTTCGACCAGGTGTCCATCCCGTTCGTGCAGAACCTGAAGGTGGAGCTGCGCACGCCGTCGAAGCACCCGGCCAACCCGGTCGTCCCGCGCGGCGGACCGGGCGAGCCGGACTCCTGGGCCGCGCAGTTCTACGGCTCGGTGATCAAGATCGGGAGCACCTACCGCATGTGGTATACGGCGGTGGGCGACGAGCGGGACGAGTTCGGCGGCCGGCCCGAGTGGTGGAAGGTCGCGTACGCCGAGAGCACCGACGGCGTCACGTGGACGAAGCCCGACCTCGGGCTGGTGACCTACCGCGGCAACACCGCCAACAACCTGGTGCGCATGACCCCCGGCGTCGGGGTGCAGAACGTCAAGGTCCTCTACGAGCCCGACGACCCCGATCCGGACCTGCGCTACAAGATGGCGGCGCACGTCTACTGGGACAACCGGGGAAACAACCACGGCACGCTGGCGCTGTTCGCCAGCCCGGACGGCCTCGACTGGACGTCGCTCACCGGCATCGCCCCGGTCGACTTCACGCTCGAGCCGAGCGACCTGGTGCTGCCGGCGCTGCACGCCGAGCCGGTCGGCGGCCTGTACCGGTGGGAGGGGAACTACCACCTGTCCGGGCAGAACGGGAACCCGTCGGTGCGGCCGTACCACGGGCGCGTGGGCCGCGGCTGGATCTCCGGCGACTTCGTCACCTGGTCGCAGACGAACGTCATGAGCTTCGCCCGCACCGAGCAGCACACGCTGCTCGGCGCCGGGCGCAGCCTCGAGGGCGAGCAGCAGCACGAGGGCGTCAGCGTCTGGAACCGGGGCAACGTGCTGATCGGCACCGTCGGACGCTGGCACGGCGCCGCCGACTGGGACGACGTCAGCATCGACCTCGGCTTCGTCATCAGCAACGACGGCGTCAACTTCCGTGAGCCGGCGCACGAGTTCACCTTCCTCGAGCGCGGCGGGCTGGCCCCGCCGGTCACGGTCGGCAACCCGTCGTTCGAGGACCTCGCGGGTGGCTGGCCGGCGGACTGGACGCTGGACCCGTCGCCGCGCGGCCAGACCGCGTCGAGCAGCACCGTGCAGGCGCACACCGGCACCCGGAGCCTGCGGGTGCAGAACGTCGCCGGGACGCCCATCGGCGTGCGCTCGGCGCGGCTGCCCGCTCAGCCCGGCGTGCCGTACACGGCGTCGATGTGGACGCTGACCGAGAGCGGCACCACGGCGCAGCTGTACCTGGAGTACTTCAACGCCGCCGGCACCCGCATCGGCTCGCGGTTCGTCCAACCGGCCGCGAGCGGGACCTGGCAACAGGTGTCGGTGACCGCGACGGCGCCGGCCGGGACGCAGACCCTCGACGTCATGGTCTGGGGCACGACGGCGGCGGCCGGGGTGTCGTACCACGACGACATCGCCGTGGCGCCGGTCGACTGGGACGCCGGCGGCCTGCTGCAGGGGCAGGGGTTCGAGCACGTCGGCGACGAGACGTTCGTCTACTACGGCGCCTGGGACCCGCGCACCAGCGACGATCCCGAGCCGCGCGCCGGACGGGGCGGCGTCGGCATCGCCGTGCTGCCGAAGGACCGGTTCGGCGACCTCGTGGTCGACCTGCGGGCCAAGGGCTCCGGCGACTACCAGATGGCGGAGATCACCAGCGAGTTCCTGACCGCGCCGATCGACATCGGCAGCCGCACGGCGGCGCCGGACGTCTTCGTCAACGTCGAGGGACTCGGCCCGGACGCGACGCTGCGGCTGGAGCTGCTCGACGACCGGCTGACGCCGTTGCCCGGGTACTCGGGCGCGGACACCGCGGTGGTCGCGACGGACGGGTTCCGCACGCCGGTCACGTGGCCGGGCACGGCGGCGCCGCCCGAGCGGATCCGGATCAGGGGCGTCTTCGCCGGCACCGCCAACACCACCATCAAGCTCAGCGCCATCTACCTCGTGTAG
- a CDS encoding helix-turn-helix transcriptional regulator, with protein sequence MDVGALISQARHEARLTQLELAERAGVSRFAISHYEAGRRLPTLGVLRAVLAAAGKQLYAELEPLDADVRRAIARVAASPIEDRKAVGHWYWLHEYVAPEHRVEGVAAAQLLGAPVPVDHLDLAIADLPAACETLVRSSELFPPKIAFQRTTWPFSCPRAGRDATDSDVAELAARLRELLRRECPDDTFWMMSAQCWARVRLVPPADVARYVEVVLPAGVVRVAPLHEIESTDPRVSRVLRVLRDDAGATRPG encoded by the coding sequence ATGGATGTGGGAGCGCTGATCAGCCAGGCCCGACACGAGGCGAGGCTCACGCAACTGGAGCTGGCCGAGCGGGCAGGGGTGAGCCGCTTCGCCATCTCGCACTACGAGGCGGGCCGCCGGCTTCCGACCCTGGGGGTGCTGCGTGCGGTTCTGGCGGCTGCCGGCAAGCAGCTGTACGCCGAGCTCGAGCCGCTCGACGCCGATGTGCGGCGGGCCATCGCGCGGGTCGCGGCCAGCCCGATCGAGGACCGGAAGGCGGTCGGCCACTGGTACTGGCTGCACGAGTACGTCGCCCCGGAACACCGCGTCGAAGGGGTCGCCGCGGCGCAGCTGCTCGGCGCGCCGGTACCGGTCGACCACCTCGACCTCGCGATCGCCGATCTGCCGGCGGCCTGCGAAACGCTGGTGCGCTCGTCCGAGCTGTTCCCGCCGAAGATCGCGTTCCAGCGCACCACCTGGCCCTTCTCATGCCCGCGGGCGGGGCGCGACGCGACCGACAGCGACGTCGCGGAGCTCGCGGCGCGGCTGCGCGAGTTGCTGCGCCGGGAGTGCCCCGACGACACGTTCTGGATGATGTCGGCGCAGTGCTGGGCCCGGGTGCGACTGGTACCGCCCGCCGACGTCGCGCGGTACGTCGAGGTGGTGCTCCCGGCGGGCGTGGTCCGGGTGGCGCCGCTGCACGAGATCGAGAGCACCGACCCGCGGGTGTCGCGAGTGCTGCGGGTCCTGCGCGACGACGCGGGCGCCACCCGGCCCGGCTAG
- a CDS encoding NAD(P)-dependent oxidoreductase — MSEHIVVAQPVDDDGLRRVRDLVGPARVDHIAPYGAGDRLPGALARTATVLFADQLPAGVEDLTALRWLQLGSAGFAQVAGAPLRPDVAVTNASGVNDIPIAEWCLLMMLTLRRRLPAMLAEQRARSWNRAAAFQAELRGGRVGFVGYGNVGQEAARLARSAGLEIWTLTRSAPGPRTGRFDPLDRPASDWPEPDRAFGFDRGAEFYAGLDYLVVATPSTSSTRGLVDAAALAALPSHAVLLNPARAHVVDESALREALNSGAIAGAALDVHYRSPLTADDPVWDLPNTVITPHVSGSTGSTYFLPRLWELFHRNLARHLAGEPLLNLIDPADLELGR; from the coding sequence GTGAGCGAGCACATCGTGGTGGCCCAGCCGGTCGACGACGACGGCCTGCGCCGGGTGCGCGACCTCGTGGGCCCGGCACGCGTCGACCACATCGCGCCGTACGGCGCGGGCGACCGGCTGCCCGGCGCACTGGCCCGCACCGCGACCGTCCTGTTCGCCGACCAGCTCCCCGCCGGCGTCGAGGACCTGACGGCGCTGCGCTGGCTCCAGCTCGGATCCGCCGGCTTCGCCCAGGTGGCCGGCGCGCCGCTGCGTCCGGATGTCGCCGTCACCAACGCCAGCGGGGTCAACGACATCCCGATCGCCGAGTGGTGCCTGCTGATGATGCTCACCCTCCGGCGGCGGCTCCCGGCCATGCTGGCCGAGCAGCGGGCCCGCAGCTGGAACCGGGCGGCCGCGTTCCAGGCGGAGCTGCGCGGCGGGCGGGTGGGCTTCGTCGGCTACGGCAACGTCGGGCAGGAGGCGGCCCGGCTGGCGCGCTCCGCCGGTCTGGAGATCTGGACGCTGACCCGTTCCGCGCCCGGACCCCGCACGGGCCGGTTCGACCCGCTGGACCGGCCGGCGTCGGACTGGCCGGAGCCGGACCGCGCGTTCGGCTTCGACCGCGGCGCCGAGTTCTACGCCGGCCTCGACTACCTCGTCGTCGCGACGCCGTCGACGTCCTCGACCCGCGGGCTGGTCGACGCCGCGGCGCTGGCGGCGCTACCGTCGCACGCGGTGCTGCTCAACCCGGCCCGGGCGCACGTCGTCGACGAGTCCGCGCTCCGAGAGGCGCTGAACAGCGGCGCGATCGCCGGCGCCGCCCTGGACGTCCACTACCGGTCGCCGCTGACCGCCGACGACCCCGTGTGGGACCTGCCGAACACGGTCATCACGCCGCACGTCTCCGGCTCCACCGGCAGCACGTACTTCCTGCCCCGGCTGTGGGAGCTGTTCCACCGCAACCTCGCCCGGCATCTCGCGGGCGAGCCGCTGCTCAACCTGATCGACCCGGCGGACCTCGAACTGGGCCGGTAG
- a CDS encoding prolyl oligopeptidase family serine peptidase codes for MTNLSRRTVLKGTAASLVTAGTAGAAGALAAPAQAAAPSSYSIVHGTTPGGVPYGLWGTIPSSPAPTLVVLSLTIEQALTTSHLQAGAILVEPPAGYLCVSIDPPCHGTHLYPGRSEGLPGWAELAADEYDFVADFNARLSEVLDHLVDEDLADPDRIAVAGTSRGGFLALRYAAFDPRVACGVGYAPVTDLRQLREFEIAASVPFVDELSLGAHVAPLTGRPVFIVIGDRDVRVGTDAAIDVARALSAAAVTGLPVADVVNPSFDDLVGGWPAPWTLDPLPKTQTAGPSTAQAHTGTRSLRVENASGTSVGVRTPRMPAEPGSTYTATSWVYTESGTPATMFLEFFNASGSRIANQFVAPAASSTWEETSVSAVAPAGTATVDVLIYGAVAAAGVSYHDDVTLARSVPSEVALHVLSEPRGHTTPAGAAELSAAWIDGIVNA; via the coding sequence ATGACGAATCTCTCCAGGCGCACGGTGCTCAAAGGCACGGCGGCGTCGCTCGTGACGGCGGGCACGGCCGGTGCGGCCGGCGCCCTGGCCGCACCGGCCCAGGCGGCCGCGCCGTCGTCGTACTCGATCGTCCACGGGACCACGCCGGGCGGCGTGCCGTACGGCCTGTGGGGCACCATCCCGTCGTCGCCGGCGCCCACGCTGGTCGTCCTGTCCCTGACGATCGAGCAGGCGCTCACCACCAGCCACCTGCAGGCCGGCGCGATCCTCGTCGAGCCGCCGGCCGGCTATCTCTGCGTCTCCATCGACCCGCCCTGCCACGGCACCCACCTGTATCCGGGCCGGTCCGAGGGGCTGCCGGGCTGGGCCGAGCTCGCGGCGGACGAGTACGACTTCGTCGCCGACTTCAACGCGAGGCTGTCCGAGGTGCTCGACCACCTCGTCGACGAGGACCTGGCCGACCCCGATCGCATCGCCGTCGCCGGGACCTCCCGCGGCGGCTTCCTGGCGTTGCGCTACGCCGCCTTCGACCCGCGGGTCGCCTGCGGCGTGGGGTACGCACCGGTGACGGACCTGCGGCAGCTGCGGGAGTTCGAGATCGCCGCGTCGGTGCCGTTCGTCGACGAGCTCAGCCTGGGCGCGCACGTCGCGCCGCTCACGGGGCGGCCGGTCTTCATCGTCATTGGCGACCGGGACGTCCGGGTCGGCACCGACGCCGCGATCGACGTCGCCCGGGCGCTGAGCGCGGCCGCGGTGACCGGCCTGCCCGTGGCCGACGTCGTGAACCCGTCGTTCGACGACCTCGTCGGCGGCTGGCCGGCGCCGTGGACCCTGGACCCGCTGCCCAAGACGCAGACCGCCGGACCCAGCACCGCGCAGGCGCACACCGGGACCCGCAGCCTGCGGGTCGAGAACGCGAGCGGCACCTCGGTCGGCGTGCGCACGCCACGGATGCCGGCCGAGCCCGGCTCGACGTACACCGCGACCAGCTGGGTGTACACCGAGTCCGGAACGCCCGCCACGATGTTCCTGGAGTTCTTCAACGCGTCCGGCTCCCGCATCGCCAACCAGTTCGTGGCGCCGGCGGCCAGCAGTACCTGGGAGGAGACCTCCGTCAGCGCCGTCGCGCCGGCCGGCACGGCCACCGTGGACGTGCTGATCTACGGCGCCGTCGCGGCGGCGGGCGTCTCGTACCACGACGACGTCACCCTGGCGCGCAGCGTGCCGAGCGAGGTGGCGCTGCACGTGCTCTCCGAGCCGCGCGGGCACACGACGCCCGCCGGCGCCGCCGAACTGTCCGCCGCCTGGATCGACGGGATCGTGAACGCCTGA
- a CDS encoding IclR family transcriptional regulator, whose protein sequence is METPTDGAAGADRAHYHSHALTRGLRVLVHVASAGAPVTLTDLHEATQQPKSTLVRLLAVLEEQDFVLRVDDRPAFVLGHGVLPIVTAYLDSGTPVDLLRPHVRALAHEVGWTAKYAALDGVHAADLCVEFPERPLHFTGKEGGRSPAHASGVGKALLAGLTLEEAREHLPAQPFQQFTERTIVTERALEAELRRIRDRGYAVDDEECARGLRCVAVAVRVDGELLGALGVSGPAAELTPEREPHIVATLRDVAGELVADARVGPVLGMFARGALGRRG, encoded by the coding sequence ATGGAGACGCCTACAGACGGCGCGGCCGGTGCCGACCGCGCTCACTACCACTCGCACGCGCTGACGCGGGGGCTGCGCGTCCTGGTACACGTGGCGTCCGCCGGTGCGCCCGTCACGCTCACCGATCTGCACGAGGCGACGCAGCAGCCGAAGAGCACGCTGGTCCGGTTGCTGGCGGTGCTCGAGGAGCAGGACTTCGTGCTGCGGGTCGACGACCGGCCGGCCTTCGTGCTCGGCCACGGCGTGCTGCCGATCGTCACCGCCTACCTCGACAGCGGCACGCCGGTCGACCTGCTCCGGCCGCACGTGCGCGCGCTGGCCCACGAGGTCGGCTGGACGGCGAAGTACGCGGCTCTCGACGGCGTGCACGCCGCCGACCTGTGCGTCGAGTTCCCGGAGCGGCCGCTGCACTTCACCGGGAAGGAGGGTGGGCGCTCACCTGCCCACGCGTCCGGCGTCGGCAAGGCGCTGCTGGCCGGCCTCACCCTCGAGGAAGCGCGAGAGCACCTGCCGGCGCAGCCGTTTCAGCAGTTCACCGAGCGCACCATCGTCACCGAGCGGGCGCTGGAGGCCGAGCTGCGGCGCATTCGCGACCGCGGCTACGCCGTCGACGACGAGGAGTGCGCCCGCGGACTGCGCTGCGTCGCCGTCGCCGTCCGCGTCGACGGCGAGCTCCTCGGCGCCCTCGGCGTCTCCGGGCCGGCCGCCGAGCTGACGCCGGAGCGCGAACCCCACATCGTCGCCACCCTCCGCGACGTCGCCGGCGAGCTGGTCGCCGACGCCAGGGTCGGGCCGGTGCTGGGGATGTTCGCCAGGGGAGCCCTCGGTCGCCGCGGCTGA